Part of the Leifsonia soli genome is shown below.
CCTGCTGGGCCCGAACGGCGCGGGCAAGAGCACGACCATCGAGATCCTCGAGGGATACCGCGACCGGTCGGCGGGCGAGGTCTCCGTGCTCGGGGTCGACCCGGCCGCGGGCGGGACGAGGTGGAAGGCGCGGCTCGGGATCGTCCTCCAGACCGGCGCGGAGGCGACGAACGTCACCGTCCGCGAGCAGCTCGCGCACTTCGCGCGGTTCTACCCGTCGCCGCGCGACGTCGACGAGGTCATGGCGGCGGTCGGGCTCACCGAGAAGGCGAAGGCCCGGCTCCGCAGCCTCTCCGGCGGCCAGCGGAGGCGGCTCGATGTCGCCCTCGGGGTCATCGGACGGCCCGAGCTGCTGTTCCTCGACGAGCCCACCACGGGGTTCGACCCGGAGGCACGCCACCGATTCTGGGAGCTGATCCGCTCGCTGAAGCGCGAGGGTACCACCATCCTGCTCACCACGCACTACCTCGACGAGGCCGCCCAGCTCAGCGACCGCGCAGCCGTGATCGCCGAGGGCCGCCTGGTCGACATGGGCGCCATCGACCAGCTCGGGGGAGCGGAGGCCCGCGTCCCGATCGTGCGCTGGCGGGAGGCCGACGGCACCCCGCGCTCCGAGCGCACCGACACGCCCGCCGCCCTCGTGGCGCAGCTGACCGCCGCGGCCGGCGGCGAGCCGTCCGACCTCGAGGTCATCCGGCCGAGCCTGGAGGATGTCTACCTCGACCTGGTCCAGCGGGTGGGAGCAGAGTCGTGAGCGCCGTCGGTCTGGGTCTCGAACGCGCCAGGTACGAGACGATCGTGTACTTCCGCCAGCCGGACACGATCTTCTTCACCTTCCTCTTCCCGGTCGTGATGCTCGGCATCTTCTCCGTGGCGTTCCAGGGAATGGGGAACGTCGGCGCGGCGCCGGACGGCACGGGCGGGATCACCCAGGCCGCGTACTACCTCCCCGCCATGATCGCCGCGGGCATCCTGCTCTCCGGCGTCCAGAACCTCGCCGTCGACATCGCGGGGGAGAAGAGCGACGGCACCCTCAAACGGCTCGGCGGCACCCCGCTGCCGGTGATCTCCTACTTCATCGGGAAGATGGGCCAGGTGCTCGCCACCAGCGTGCTGCAGATCGGCCTGCTGCTCGTCGTCGCCCGGCTCGCCTTCGGCGTCGCCCTCCCGGCCTCCGCCGACCTCTGGCTGCGCTTCACGTGGATCTACCTGCTCAGCATCGTGACGTCCGCCGTGCTCGGGATCGCGCTCTCCGCCATCCCGCGCACCGGCCGCAGCGCGACCGCCGTCATCATCCCGATCGTCCTCATCCTGCAGTTCATCTCCGGCGTCTACATCCCCTTCGGCGTGCTGCCCACCTGGCTGCAGAACGTCGCGAGCGTCTTCCCGCTCAAGTGGATCGCCGAGGGGATGCGCAGCGTCTTCCTGCCACAGAGCTTCGAGTCCCGGGAGCCGAGCGGCAGCTGGCAGCTCGGCGGGATCGCGATCGTGCTCTCGGTGTGGCTGGTCGCGGGCCTGCTGGCGAGCAGGATCACGTTCCGCTGGATCCGCAAGGACGCGTGAGCCGGGAGCGGATGGACGCGCGAGCGCTCAGCCCCGCTCGAGCAGCACCGCGACCTCCATGTGCCCGGTCTGCGGGAACATGTCGAGCACCCGCCCGGCCCGCACCCGGTAGGAGGGCATCCGCGCGAGGTCGTGCGCGAGGCTCTTCGGATTGCAGCTGGAGTACACGACGCTTCCGACGCCGGATCCCTCGAGCCACCCGGCGAGCTCGGCGCCGATCCCTCGGCGCGGGGGATTGACGATCACGAGCTCCGGAGGCGTCGCGGCGGAGAGGGCGAACGCCGTCGCGTCGCCGGCCCGGAACGCCACCTGCGGCAGGCCGGCGGCGGCCGCCGTCGCCCGCGCACTCCGCACGGCCTCACGGCTGGTCTCCACGCCGACGACCCGTCGTCCCGGCGCGGCGACATGGAGGGCGAATCCGCCGACGCCGCAGTACAGGTCCCACACCGAGGCCGGGCCGATCTCGTCCACCCAGGCCGCCACCTGGCCGTACAGGGCGGTGGCGACCTCGGTGTTGGTCTGGAAGAAGCTCTGCGGGCGCAGTCGGAGAGACACCGCCCCGACCCGCATGGTGAGCGTCGACTCCCGGGTGAGTACGACCTCCGTGTCGCCCTCGACGACCGCCTTGTGCTCCGGCTGCACGTTGACGGTGACGACGCGGGCGCTCGGCAGGTCGGCGGCCAACCGGCCGAGACCCGCGCGGACCCGCGCGACGGTCTGATCGGACCGCGCGACGAACCGCACCATGAGCTCGCCGTCCGGCGACTCGGTGACGAGCACGTACTTCAGCTCGCCCCGGCGCTCCGGCACGCGGTACGGCTCCAACCGCTGCCGAGTGATGAACCGCGCCAGCACGGGAAGGGCGGCGCGGATCCCGGGCGAGCAGATGCCGCACTCGCGGAGGTCGACTCCGCGTCCTGCCTCGTCGAGGATGCCGATCGTCGGCTGGTCGACCGTGCCGCCGACGACCATCTTGGCCTTGTTGCGATAGCCCGCCTCCGCACTTGCGACCGGCGCGAGCCAGGCGGCGTCGCCGTAGGGGGCGAGCAGCTCCCGGGCCTGGCGGTCCTTGCCATCGAGCTGCTCGGCGTACGGGACGCCCATGAGCGTGCATGACCGGCACACGCCGGCGTCGAAGTACGAGCAATCCATCGGAGTGCCGATTCTACGGGCACGTGCTGTGACACGGTTCGGGCGCACGATCACAACAAAAACCACATCTGAATGTTGTTTTCTCTGTGAACGTGTTGTAACGTGTGGGAAACCAACGGAGGGACACCGCGTGTACGCAATGGAGCGCCAGGGGCTGATCGAGCGGATGCTGCTCGATGACGGCCGCGTCGCCGTCGTCGACCTCGCCCAGCGCTTCGGGGTCACCACCGAGACGGTCCGCCGCGATCTCGACGCTCTCGAGCAGTCCGGGGCCCTCCGCCGGGTGCACGGCGGAGCCGTCGCGGTCGACCGGGTCAGCACCTCCGAGGTCTCCGTCTCCGAGCGCACCGCGCTGCGGGCGGACACGAAGCGGCGCATCGCGGCGCGGGCGCTCGACATCCTCGGAGACGGCTTCCGCGGCTCCCTCTACCTCGACGCGGGAACGACCACCGCCGCCGTCGCAGAGCTCCTGCCCGACCGGCTGACCGGGACGCGCGGCGAAGCCGAGGTCGTCACCCACTCTCTGGCGGTCGCACCGGAACTCGCGGGTGCCGATCGCGTGGCGCTGACCGTGATCGGCGGACGGATCCGCGGCGTCACCGCGGCCGCCGTCGGCGCGGGAACCGTTCGGTCCATCCACTCGCTGCGACCGGACATCGTCTTCGTCGGAGCCAACGGCGTCTCGGCGGGTTTCGGCCTGAGCACGCCCGACCCGGAGGAGGCGGCGGTCAAGGAGGCCATCGTCCGCGCTGCACGCCGGGTCGTCGTGGTGGCCGACTCCAGCAAGTTCCAGCAGGAGTCCCTCGTCGCCTTCGCGCCGCTCGAAGCCATCGACCTGCTCGTGACGGATGCCGCGCCGGAGGGCGAGCTGGCCGAGGCGCTCGCCGCGGCGGATGTCGAGGTGTGGTCCGCATGATCGTCACGCTCACTGCCAACCCGTCGCTGGACCGCTCCGTCACGCTCGACGCGCCGCTGCTGGCCGGCGAGGTCCAGAGCGCTCTCGGCGCGCGCGAGGACGCCGGGGGCAAGGGCATCAACGTCGCCCGCGTGATCGCTGCGGCCGGCGTGCCGGCGCTCGCGGTGCTGCCCCTCGCCGACGACGACCCGTTCGGCGTCGCCCTGCACGCCGCGGGCGTGGCGACGCGCCCGGTCCCGATCCACGGGCACGCCCGCGCGAACCTCACCATCACCGACCCGGCGGGCGTGACCACGAAGCTCAACCTGCCCGGCACGGTCCTCGAACCGGCCGAGAGCGCGGCGCTGGTGGCGGCCGTCGTCGACGCCTGCGAGGGCGCTGAGTGGCTCGTCCTGGCCGGATCGCTCCCGCCCGGGGCGGCCGATGACCTCTATGTGACCGTGATCCGCGCGGTCCGCGACCGCTGGCTCGGGGACGCTCCGAAGATCGCGGTCGACACCTCGGGCGACGCCCTGCGTGCCGCCGTCTTCGACGGACACCCCGACCTCATCAAGCCGAACGAGCTGGAGCTCGCGGAGCTCACCGGCACGGAACAGCCGGACGCCGACGACCTGATCGACGCGGTCCTGGCCGTCGCCCGCCCGCTCGTCCCGGACACCGTCGGCGCCGCTCTGATCACGCTCGGCGCGCACGGCTCCGTCCTGGTCACGGCCGACGGCGCGTTCGTCGCCGAGGCGCCGCGCATCACCGTGCGGAGCACCGTCGGCGCCGGCGACAGCGCGCTCGCGGGCTACCTGCTCGCCGATCGTGCCGGAGCCGACCCTGCGGATCGGCTCGTCGACGCTGTCCGCTACGGCTCGGCCGCCGCATCCCTGCCGGGCACCCAGGCCCCGCGCCCCCTCGATCTGCCGCCGGGCGACATCCGCGTCGCCGCGCTGCATCCCTGAACCCCGACCCCCCGAACACCCTGGAGGACACCGTGTCATCGAAGACCATCATCCCCGAACTCGTCGAACTGGACGTCGGCCACACCGACAAGAGCGAGGTCATCCGCGAGCTCGCCGCGCGCGTCGTCGCACAGGGTCGCGCGACGGATGCCGCCGCCCTGTTCGAGGACGCCTGGGCCCGCGAGCAGAAGGACGAGACCGGGCTGCCGGGCGGCATCGCCATCCCGCACGCCAAGAGCGCGGCCGTGACCGTGCCGTCGCTGGCGTTCGCGCGCCTGACGCCCGGCGTCGACTTCGGCGCCTCCGACGGCCCCGCCGACCTCGTGTTCCTCATCGCCGCACCGGCCGACGCGGCCGAGACCCACCTCGCCGTGCTGTCGAAGCTCGCCCGCAGCCTGATGCTCGACGAGTTCACGGCCGGTCTCCGGGCGGCGAAGACGCCGGAGGACGTGGTCGCCCTCGTCGACCAGGCGATCGGCGAGGCCGAGGCCGGGGCCGTCGCCCCCGAAGCCGTCGCGACGCCGGCCGTGCAGACCCGCCCCGACGTCGAGGACGCCCTGCTCATCGACGGCCGGCCGGCGCGCATCGTCGCCGTCACCTCGTGCGCGACCGGCATCGCGCACACCTTCATGGCCGCCGACGCCCTCACCGCCGCCGGGAAGACGTCCGGGGTCGACCTGGTGGTCGAGCCGCAGGGCTCGAGTGGCTACCAGGCGCTGCCGCAGAGCGTGATCGACGCCGCGGACGCCGTGATCTTCGCCAACGACGTGGATGTGCGCGAGGAGGCCAGGTTCGCCGGCAAGCCGGTCGTCCGCTCCGGGGTGAAGCGCGGCATCGAGCAGCCCGCGGCGCTCGTCGCGGAGGCCGTCGCGGCCGCGAAGAATCCGGCGGGCGCCCGGGTGCAAGCCGGCGCCGGCTCGGCGACCGGCACCGCGGCATCGCCGTCGCAGAACGTCTCGTGGGGCCGCAACATCCAGCGCATCCTGCTCACCGGCGTCAGCTACATGATCCCGTTCGTCGCGGGTGGCGGCCTGCTCGTCGCGATCAGCTTCCTGCCCTTCCTCGGCGGATACGGCATCGCGCTGGCCCACGGCGATGCCGGTGTGAACAACGCCGTGTACACGCTGCAGCACTTCGCGATCTGGAACCTCCCTCCCGAAGGGCTGGGCTACTACCTCGGCGCGATCGCGTTCGAGATCGGCAGCGTGAGCCTCGGCTTCCTGGTGCCCGCCCTCGCCGGCTACATCGCCTTCGCCATCGCCGACCGGCCGGGCATCGCCCCCGGGTTCGTCGCCGGTGCCATCGCCGTCTTCATGAACGCCGGCTTCCTCGGCGGCCTCGTCGGCGGTCTGCTCGCCGGTTTCGCAGCGTGGCTCATCGGGCGGCCGACCGTCCCGCGGTGGCTGCGCGGCCTGATGCCGGTGGTGATCATCCCGCTCGGCGCCTCGATCATCGCCTCCGGGCTGATGCTGCTCATTCTCGGCGCTCCCATCGCCTGGCTGATGACCCAGCTGAACGGATTCCTCAACGGGCTGAGCGGCGGCGGGGCCATCGTGCTCGGCATCATCCTCGGCCTGATGATGTGCTTCGACCTCGGGGGACCGGTCAACAAGGTCGCCTACGCGTTCGCCGTCGCCGGGCTGGCGCAGCAGACGGACGCCAGCTTCCAGGTGATGGCCGCCGTCATGATCGCGGGCATGGTGCCTCCGCTCGGCATGGCTCTCGCGTCCACCGTGCTGTACCGACGCGGCTTCACGGAGGTCGAGCGCGAGAACGGCGCGGCCGCCTGGCTGCTCGGCGCCTCCTTCATCTCCGAGGGCGCGATCCCGTTCGCGGCGGCGGACCCGCTGCGCGTCATCCCCGCCAACCTGGTCGGGGGAGCCGTGGCCGGCGGACTCGCGATGGCTTTCGCCGTCGAGTCGCGCGCTCCGCACGGCGGCGTGTTCGTCTTCTTCGCCATCGACCCGTTGTGGGGCTTCGCCCTGGCGCTCGCCGCCGGAACGGTCACCACCGCTCTGATCGTCACGGCCCTGAAGCGGTTCACCGCCGCCGGGCGGAAGGCGGACGCGATGTCGGCCGAGGCCGCCGAGTCGCCCATCCCGGAAACCGTGGCCGCCTGACCGCGGCTCCCGGCCACCGCACACACACACGCAGAGCAAGGACACTCCATGACCGAACGTCACGCCACCATCGCCAGCGCCTCCGGCCTCCACGCCCGCCCCGCCAAGCTGTTCGTCCAGGCGGTGCAGGAGAAGGCCATCCCGGTCACGATCGCCGTCGGCGACGGACCCGAACTGGATGCGCGCAGCATCCTGTCGCTCATGGGCCTGGCCGCCGGAAAGGGCACGGTCGTCACCCTGCGCTCGGATGCGCCGGGCGCGGAGGGAGCGCTGGACGACCTCGTCGAGCTGCTCGAGACGGACCTCGACGCCGCCTAGCGGCGAACAGGCGGGAGACCGCCGTGGTGGATGGTGCCCCCAGTAGGATTTGAACCTACGGCCTTCTGCTCCGGAGGCAGACGCTCTATCCCCTGAGCTATGGGGGCCAGGGTGTTCTCCAGGCTAGCATCCCGCCGGCCGCCACCGTGAAATCGGCGGCGGCCGTCGGGCGCGTTCAGGAGGCCGGGAGGTTGCCCAGCACGCTCCCCATGAGCGGGGCGGCGTCACCCGGTTCGAAGAACGCGACGGACTCGGCGACGATCCAGTACGGCCCGCGGAAGATCTGCACCTGGCCCGCGTCGCCGGCTTTGAAGTAGCCCTCCACCTGCGGGGGGACGCCGTAGGTCGGCACCGGCTTCGCGGCGGTGATCGCCGCGTTCTTGAGCGACTCGAGGGCGTCCGACGGCGGCTTGGCGATCGCGATCTGCACGACGTCGCCGCTGGTCTGGTTCTTCCAGGCGCAGGCGACGCCCTCCCAGCCGGCGATCTTCTTCTCCAGAGAGCCGTCCTGCGGCGCGTAACCGGGGTCCGCGCCGAAGTTGGGGTTGTACGCGTACAGCTGGTCCAGCGTCAGAACCTGGTCGCAGGTGATCCCGACCGGAGTGGGGGGCGCGGTCGGCGTCACGGCGGGCAGCGGCGTCGCCGACGTCGTCGGCGTCTTCGTCGCGTGCGCGGAGGCAGCCGGCGTCTTCGACGGCGTCGGCGTCGGCGAGCAGCCGGCGAGCGCGACGGAGGCGACGAGGCCTGCCGCGACGGTCGCGGTCAGAAGGCCGGAACGGCGGGTGAGTGAAGGCATTTCGGCTTGTCGTCTTCCTGTTCGGGAGCGCGCGTCGCGATGACCCTATCAACTCGCGCACCCGCGAAGCCGCCGGAGCGCCGGAGGGGACGGGCCGCGACATCGCGGGTCCGTGGCCGCCCGGTAGAATCGATCCTCATGACTCCCGCTGACCTCTCCGCCGCCCTCCTCGACATCGTGACGACGGTGGTCGAGCAGCGACGAGCGGCCGACGCGGAGCTCCCCGAACTCGCTCTCACCGTCGACGACGTGCCCCTGGAGCGGCCGAAGAATCGCGACCACGGCGACTGGGCGTCCAACGTCGCGATGCGGCTCGCGAAGAAGGTCGGCGCGAACCCGCGCGAGCTCGCCGAGCAGATCGCGGCGGCGGCCGCCGGCATCGACGGCGTCGCGTCGGCCGAGGTCGCCGGTCCCGGTTTCATCAACTTCCGCTTGGAGGCCGCAGCCGCCGGCCAGCTGGCCAAGACCATCGTCGAGGCCGGCGACGCGTACGGCCGCGGCGACATCTACGACGGCCTGTCGGTGAATCTGGAGTTCGTCTCGGCCAACCCGACCGGTCCCGTCCACATGGGCGGCGCGCGCTGGGCGGCCGTCGGGGACAGCCTGGCCCGCATCCTGCAGGCCGAGGGCGCCGACGTGACACGCGAGTACTACTTCAACGACCACGGGTCGCAGATCGACCGGTTCGCGCGCAGCCTGCTTGCGGCCTACCTCGGAGAGCCGACGCCGGAGGACGGCTACGGCGGCGGCTACATCGGCGAGATCGCCGACCGGGTGGTCGAGCGTTACGACGGCGACCTGGCGAGCCTCCCGCGCGAGCAGCAGCAGGAGGTGTTCCGCTCGATCGGCACCGAGCTGATGTTCCAGGAGATCAAGGAGCGCCTGCACGCGTTCGGCGTCGACTTCGACGTGTACTTCCACGAGGACTCGCTGCACGCCTCCGGCGCGGTCGAGCGCGCCATCCAGCGTCTCGACGAGCAGGGGCACATCTTCGATGCGGACGGCGCCATCTGGCTGCGCACCACCGCCTTCGGCGACGACCGCGACCGCGTCATCATCCGCTCGAACGGCGAGCCCGCCTACATCTCCGGCGACCTCGGCTACTACCTCGACAAGCGCGAGCGCGGCTTCGAGCAGAACATCATCATGCTGGGCGCCGACCACCACGGCTACATCGGCCGCATGATGGCGATGGTCGAGGCCTTCGGCGACGTCCCGAACGTCAACCTGCAGATCCTCATCGGCCAGATGGTGAACCTGGTGAAGGACGGCGAGCCGGTGCGCATGTCCAAGCGGGCGGGCACGATCGTCACGCTCGACGACCTGGTGGATGCGGTGGGCGTCGACGCCGCCCGCTACGCCCTGGTGCGCTCCTCGACCGACTCGCAGCTCGACATCGACCTCGACCTGCTGACCAAGCGCAGCAACGAGAACCCGGTCTACTACGTGCAGTACGCCCACGCGCGCACCCGCTCGGTCGCCGCGAACGCCGAGAAGGCCGGCGTCGACCACAGCGTCTTCGCGCCGGAGCTGCTCACCCACGAGACCGAGTCGGCGCTGCTGGGCGGTCTGCAGGAGTTCCCGCGCGTCGTCGCGCAGGCGGCCGAGCTGCGCGAGCCGCACCGGGTCGCGCGCTACATCGAGGAGCTCGCGGGGCTGTACCACGCGTGGTACGCGGTCCGCGACGGCTCCACGCGTGTGCTCCCGCACGGCGACGAGCCCGTCACCGACCTGCACCGCACCCGCCTCTGGCTGAACGACGCGACCGGACAGGTCATCCGCAACGGCCTCGGCCTGCTGGGTGTCTCCGCGCCGGACCGGATGTGACGACCGGATGAGCGACGACACCACCCAGGTGATCCCCGAGCCGCAGGCGCCGGGGCCGCAGGCGACAGCGCCGCGCCGCAGGCGACCGCGGTGGCTGCGCCTCCTGCTCGCCATCGGCATCCCGGTCGCCGTGGTGGTCGTCCTGCTCGTGGTGGCCGACACCGCCGTCCGCGCCTACGCCGAGCAGCGGGTGTCCGACGAGATCGAGAAGAACCTGCCCGCCGACATCCGCGGTGAGGTGACGACGCACATCGGCGGCTTCTCCGTGCTGCAGCAGTACCTCTCCGGCTCGTTCCAGCGGGTCGAGCTGGACGCGCCGAAGCTCGTCGTGCAGGGGGCCCCGCTGAGTGCGAAGGTCGTCGCCACGGGCGTCCCCGCCGACTTCTCGAAGCCGATCGCCGACGCGACCGGCACCTTGCGCATCGACCAGACGTCGCTGAACACCCTGGTGAAGATCCCCGGAGCGACCGGCGACATCACTCTCGGCGACGGCACGATCGGCTACGACGGGAAGATCGACCTGCTCGGGCTCCCCGTGGGCTACACGGTGACCGCGACGCCGGAGGCGGCGGGCTCGCAGGTTCTGCTGAAACCGGACAAGGCCAACCTCACGACGGGCGCGGGAGACGTGAACCTCAGCCGTCTGCTCCAGGCCCTCACGTCGCAGGGGCCGTTCCCCGTGTGCGCCGCGCAGTACTTGCCGGCGGGCGTCCAGGTGTCCGACATCCGGGTGACGCCGGGCCATGCGACCGTCGAGCTGACCGCGAGCGACTTCGTCCTCGACCAGAAGTTCCTCAACAGCAAGGGGAGCTGTTCGTAACACGCACCGAGCGTGCCGTGCAGCCTGGATAGACTTCTGCTGTCATCTCCACCGGCTTCAGGGGCCAACCCGGGTCCGCTCGCCTAGGAGACCCCCACTCGTCGCCACCCGTGAGGTTCCCTATGGCTGATTCCGTCGCTGCGTCCAACCCGCTCGCCCCGCCGTGGCTGCACGTGCCGGTGGATGCGAACGCCCTCGCCGCGGGCCTCTGGTCGCGCACGGCCGATCGCGCCGGCGGAGAGCTCGTCGTCGGCGGTGTGACCGCGACCGCACTCGCCGCGCGCTTCGGCACGCCGCTGTACGTGGTCGACGAGGAGGACGCCCGGGCGCGCGCCGTCGAGGTGCGCGAGGCGTTCGACCGCGCCTTCGCCGAGATCGGGACGGCCGCCAAGGTCTACTACGCCGGCAAGGCGTTCCTCAGCGTCGAGGTGGCGCGGTGGATGTCGGAGGCGGGTCTCAACATCGACGTCTGCAGCGGAGGCGAGCTGGCGGTCGCCCTGGCCGCCGGCGTCGACCCGGAGCGGGTCGGCTTCCACGGCAACAACAAGTCGCTCGCCGAGATCGACCAGGCCGTCGCGGCCGGCATCGGCGCCATCATCATCGACAGCGTGCAGGAGATCGGCCGGGTCGCCGCCGCCGCGGAGCGCCACGGCGTGCGCCAGAGCATCCGGCTGCGGGTCAACAGCGGCGTCCACGCCCACACCCACGCGTTCCTCGCCACCGCCCACGAGGACCAGAAGTTCGGGATCGCCCTGGAGCACGCCGCCGAGGCGGTCGCGCTGATCCGCTCCCACGCCTCCCTCGCCTTCCGTGGCCTGCACTGCCACATCGGCTCGCAGATCTTCGGCGCCGACGGGTTCGCGGAGTCCGCCGCCCGCCTCCTCACCCTCCACAAGGAGCTGCTGGCCGGCGGCGACGTGCCCGAGCTGAACCTCGGCGGCGGATTCGGCATCGCGTACACGTCCGCCGACGATCCCGCGCCGATCGGCGAGCTCGCCCGCCGCATCGCCGAGACCGTCGCCGCGGGATGCGAGGAGCTCGACATCCCGACTCCGGTCGTTGCATTCGAGCCGGGCCGGTCGATCATCGGGACCGCCGGGCTCACCCTCTACACGGTGGGCACGACGAAGGACGTCCCCGTCGCCTTCCAGGACGACGGCGAGACCGCGGTCCGCCGCTACGTCAGCGTCGACGGCGGGATGAGCGACAACGCCCGTCCCGCGCTCTACGGCGCCGACTACTCGGCCAGGATCGCGAACCGCGTCTCGCCGACCGCGCCCGCCCTCGTCCGGGTCGCCGGCAAGCACTGCGAGAGCGGCGACATCGTCGTCGACGCCGAGTACCTCCCGGCCGACGTCGAGCCGGGCGACCTGCTCGCGGTCCCGGCGACGGGCGCATACTGCTGGGCGCTGTCCAGCAACTACAACCACATCGGGCGGCCGGCGGTCGTCGCGGTGCGCGACGGGGAGGCCAGGGTGATCGTCCGCGGCGAGACCATCGACGACCTCCTCGCGCGGGACGCCGGCTACACGGCGCCCGCATCCACCCTCTCCGCGTCGAAGGAGCGCAGCCAGGCATGATCGAGTACCGCAACCTCCGCGTCGCCCTGCTCGGGGCCGGCTCCGTCGGATCGCAGGTGGCCCGCCTGCTGCTCTCGCAGGGCGACGAGTTCGCCTCCCGCATCGGCGCCCGCCTCGAGCTGGTCGGCATCGCCGTCCGCGACGTGGATGCGCCGCGCGACACCGAGCTGCCGCGCGAGCTCTTCACCACCGACGCCTCCTCGCTGATCCTCGGCGCCGACATCGTCGTGGAGCTGATGGGCGGCATCGAGCCGGCCCGCGGCTACGTGCTGGAGGCGCTGAACTCCGGTGCCGACGTCATCACGGCCAACAAGGCCCTGCTGGCCACGCACGGGCCGGAGCTGTTCGACGCCGCAGAGCAGGTCGGCGCGCAGCTCTACTACGAGGCGGCCGTCGCCGGAGCGATCCCGATCATCCGCCCGCTGCGCGACAGCCTCGCCGGCGACCGCATCAACCGCATCCTCGGCATCGTCAACGGCACGACGAACTTCGTGCTCGACCGCATGGACGTCAACGGAGAGACGCTCCAGGACGCGCTGGCGACGGCCACCGACCGCGGCTACGCCGAGGCCGACCCGACCGCCGACATCGGCGGGTACGACGCCGCGCAGAAGGCGGCGATCCTGGCGAGCCTGGCGTTCCACACCGTCGTGCCTCTCGACCGCGTCTACCGCGAGGGCATCACCGGCGTCACCAAGGCGCAGGTGGATGCGGCGCGCGAGGCCGGCGCTGTCATCAAGCTGCTGGCGATCTGCGAGCGCATGACCGATCCCGAGACGGGGGAGGAGGGCGTCTCCGCCCGCGTCTACCCCGCCCTCATCAGCCGGGACCATCCTCTCGCCGCCGTGCACGGCGCCCACAACGCAGTCTTCGTGCAGGCCGCCGCCGCCGGGGACCTCATGTTCTACGGCGCGGGGGCCGGGGGAGTCGAGACGGCGTCCGCCGTGCTCGGCGACGTCGTGTCGGCCGCCCGGCGGCACGTGGTCGGCGGCCCGGGCGTCGCCGAGTCCACGCACGCCGACCTGCCGGTGCTCGACATCGGCCGCGTCGTGACTCGGTACCAGATCACGCTCGACGTCGAGGACCAGCCCGGCGTGCTCGCCGCGGTGGCCCGCATCCTCAGTGACGGCGGGGTCAGCGTCGAGACCGTGCAGCAGTCCGTGCCGAGCACGACGGGGCCCGTCGTGATCGCCGGAGCGGCGCCCGCGGCGGCCGGGCCGATTCACGGCGGCGGGACGGCCACCGCTACCCTGGTGATCGGCACCCACGAAGCCGAGGAGGCCGCGCTCGCGGCCACCGTCGAGGCTCTCGCGGCGAGCGACGTCGTGATCGCCATCTCTTCCGTTCTCCGAGTCGAAGGATCGTAATGCCCCAGCCCAAGGCCTACAGTCGTCAGTGGCGCGGCGTCCTCCGCGAGTACGCGGACCGCCTGAACATCTCCGACGCCACTCCGATCGTCACGCTGGGCGAGGGCGGAACCCCGCTCATCCCCGCCCCGGCGCTCTCCGCGCGGACGGGCGCGGACGTGTACGTGAAGTTCGAGGGCATGAACCCGACCGGGTCCTTCAAAGACCGCGGCATGACCATGGCGATCTCGAAGGCCGTCGAGCACGGTGCGAAGGCGGTCATCTGCGCCTCCACCGGCAACACCTCGGCATC
Proteins encoded:
- the lysA gene encoding diaminopimelate decarboxylase, translating into MADSVAASNPLAPPWLHVPVDANALAAGLWSRTADRAGGELVVGGVTATALAARFGTPLYVVDEEDARARAVEVREAFDRAFAEIGTAAKVYYAGKAFLSVEVARWMSEAGLNIDVCSGGELAVALAAGVDPERVGFHGNNKSLAEIDQAVAAGIGAIIIDSVQEIGRVAAAAERHGVRQSIRLRVNSGVHAHTHAFLATAHEDQKFGIALEHAAEAVALIRSHASLAFRGLHCHIGSQIFGADGFAESAARLLTLHKELLAGGDVPELNLGGGFGIAYTSADDPAPIGELARRIAETVAAGCEELDIPTPVVAFEPGRSIIGTAGLTLYTVGTTKDVPVAFQDDGETAVRRYVSVDGGMSDNARPALYGADYSARIANRVSPTAPALVRVAGKHCESGDIVVDAEYLPADVEPGDLLAVPATGAYCWALSSNYNHIGRPAVVAVRDGEARVIVRGETIDDLLARDAGYTAPASTLSASKERSQA
- a CDS encoding homoserine dehydrogenase, with product MIEYRNLRVALLGAGSVGSQVARLLLSQGDEFASRIGARLELVGIAVRDVDAPRDTELPRELFTTDASSLILGADIVVELMGGIEPARGYVLEALNSGADVITANKALLATHGPELFDAAEQVGAQLYYEAAVAGAIPIIRPLRDSLAGDRINRILGIVNGTTNFVLDRMDVNGETLQDALATATDRGYAEADPTADIGGYDAAQKAAILASLAFHTVVPLDRVYREGITGVTKAQVDAAREAGAVIKLLAICERMTDPETGEEGVSARVYPALISRDHPLAAVHGAHNAVFVQAAAAGDLMFYGAGAGGVETASAVLGDVVSAARRHVVGGPGVAESTHADLPVLDIGRVVTRYQITLDVEDQPGVLAAVARILSDGGVSVETVQQSVPSTTGPVVIAGAAPAAAGPIHGGGTATATLVIGTHEAEEAALAATVEALAASDVVIAISSVLRVEGS